The Gordonia sp. KTR9 genome contains a region encoding:
- a CDS encoding oxygenase MpaB family protein: protein MEDLNRRNLIRAGGAVGAAGAVAALSQTTPWTWSPANSVPGRGRGADPRQLWDDEADPVIAKVIDSGQVQKVNRLLRTWHRNSQPLPAGLPSELRDFMEHARQLPSWTDQAKLADAVRFNQKRGTYLGVLYGFASGMMSTVIPREARSVYYSKGGWDLKDRITKTAKLGYDIGSLNAYQPGGEMIVTCVKTRMAHAGVRHLLPQSPHWVHGATEKKPISQADIMVTWHSLPTTVMRNFDKWNVPIAADESAGFLHSWQITARLLGVSDEYIPASWSAADSQAQQVLDPILAPTPEGRKLADMLLDLGMNLDLSLISRGVLGALTRFVLGDQVANWYQIPREPVWSPLLETAWGPYVQIREGLLNVGMPREAYWLFDEFLRQFVLFYMSELRMPINIEIPVINNPKYK, encoded by the coding sequence ATGGAAGATCTGAACAGACGAAATCTGATACGCGCCGGAGGTGCCGTCGGTGCTGCCGGAGCGGTGGCGGCGCTCTCACAGACGACGCCGTGGACGTGGTCACCGGCGAATTCGGTGCCCGGTCGCGGTCGTGGCGCCGATCCTCGCCAGCTGTGGGACGACGAGGCGGATCCGGTCATCGCCAAGGTCATCGACAGCGGGCAGGTGCAGAAGGTCAACCGGCTGCTGCGCACGTGGCATCGTAACTCGCAGCCACTGCCGGCCGGCCTGCCCTCGGAACTGCGCGACTTCATGGAGCACGCGCGGCAGCTGCCGTCGTGGACGGACCAGGCCAAGCTGGCCGACGCGGTCCGCTTCAACCAGAAGCGCGGAACCTACCTCGGTGTCCTGTACGGCTTCGCCAGCGGCATGATGAGCACCGTCATCCCGCGTGAGGCCCGGTCGGTCTACTACTCGAAAGGTGGGTGGGACCTCAAGGACCGCATCACCAAGACCGCGAAGCTCGGTTACGACATCGGTTCGCTCAACGCCTACCAGCCCGGCGGCGAGATGATCGTGACGTGCGTCAAGACGCGTATGGCCCACGCGGGAGTGCGGCACCTCCTGCCGCAGTCGCCCCACTGGGTGCACGGGGCGACGGAGAAGAAGCCGATCAGCCAGGCCGACATCATGGTCACCTGGCACAGTCTGCCGACGACGGTCATGCGCAACTTCGACAAGTGGAACGTCCCCATCGCCGCCGACGAATCCGCCGGATTCCTGCACTCGTGGCAGATCACCGCTCGTCTGCTGGGCGTCTCGGACGAGTACATCCCGGCGTCATGGTCCGCCGCCGACTCGCAGGCGCAACAGGTGCTCGATCCGATCCTGGCCCCGACCCCCGAGGGTCGCAAGCTCGCGGACATGCTGCTCGATCTCGGCATGAACCTCGATCTCTCGCTGATCTCGCGCGGCGTCCTGGGAGCCCTCACGAGGTTCGTGCTCGGCGACCAGGTGGCGAACTGGTACCAGATCCCGCGCGAGCCCGTGTGGAGCCCGCTGCTCGAGACGGCGTGGGGTCCGTACGTGCAGATCCGCGAGGGCCTGCTCAACGTCGGCATGCCGCGCGAGGCGTACTGGCTGTTCGACGAGTTCCTCCGCCAGTTCGTCCTCTTCTACATGTCCGAACTGCGGATGCCGATCAACATCGAGATCCCGGTGATCAACAACCCGAAGTACAAGTAG
- a CDS encoding acyltransferase, which yields MHAASGSARTADDDETTATAAETPGPAAAPRPAESGPPPAATKPRGRAHTADFVRVVLFTFVVVAHSVNAINGGVDEIRGANLVGTLCHLTRYGFVAVTLYVLVLSMQGRQMSPWQFWRRRFGLVVGPYLAWTLIYTVTDHLILVDNPFPPAREVLPRLAHDLLVGEGKYQLYFLLISMQIYLFFPLISWIFERGRKRPWLLLAGGTAIQLLVFVVYQYLPRPSGHAWDVAYQHMWKTLPMYALFVAMGVLAAQHREAVDRWLREHMATVVLVAAGCAAFSIAGYLLATSPGNVPWKANTAWNPVSLPWYIGGFALLWLIGLVWDDRRAAGRPAGGRLVSQATLRAFGVFAVHPLILDILGRVGFLSGLFDWFPHSAVLRSIILIALVLAASLALVDLLLRLPFSKWLTARPRIPLLPKRNKKEQDRAVEVGESAGAEKVSAD from the coding sequence GTGCACGCGGCATCAGGGTCGGCGCGCACCGCCGACGACGACGAGACCACAGCCACCGCTGCCGAGACGCCGGGCCCCGCCGCCGCACCCCGTCCCGCCGAGTCGGGTCCTCCCCCGGCTGCGACCAAGCCGCGTGGACGAGCGCACACCGCCGACTTCGTCCGGGTCGTGCTGTTCACCTTCGTGGTCGTGGCACACAGCGTCAACGCCATCAACGGCGGGGTCGACGAGATCCGCGGAGCGAATCTGGTGGGCACCCTGTGCCACCTGACGCGATACGGCTTCGTGGCGGTGACGCTGTATGTCCTCGTGCTGAGCATGCAGGGCCGGCAGATGTCGCCGTGGCAGTTCTGGCGGCGCCGCTTCGGGCTGGTCGTCGGCCCCTACCTCGCCTGGACGCTGATCTACACGGTCACCGACCACCTCATCCTCGTGGACAACCCGTTCCCACCCGCCCGTGAGGTGCTGCCCCGGCTCGCGCACGACCTCCTCGTGGGCGAGGGCAAGTATCAGCTGTACTTCCTGCTGATCTCGATGCAGATCTACCTGTTCTTCCCGCTGATCTCCTGGATCTTCGAGCGCGGCCGCAAACGCCCGTGGTTGTTGCTGGCCGGCGGGACCGCAATCCAGCTCCTGGTGTTCGTCGTCTACCAGTACCTCCCGAGACCTTCCGGCCACGCGTGGGACGTCGCCTATCAGCACATGTGGAAGACGCTCCCGATGTATGCGCTCTTCGTCGCCATGGGCGTACTGGCCGCGCAGCACCGTGAGGCCGTCGACCGCTGGCTCCGCGAGCACATGGCCACGGTCGTTCTGGTCGCGGCGGGCTGCGCGGCGTTCAGCATCGCGGGTTACCTGCTGGCCACGTCGCCGGGCAATGTGCCGTGGAAGGCCAACACGGCCTGGAACCCCGTGTCGCTGCCCTGGTACATCGGCGGCTTCGCCCTGTTGTGGCTGATCGGCCTGGTCTGGGACGACCGACGCGCCGCCGGCCGACCGGCCGGCGGACGGCTGGTGTCGCAGGCCACCTTGCGCGCCTTCGGCGTCTTCGCGGTTCACCCGCTGATCCTCGACATCCTGGGCCGCGTCGGATTCCTCAGCGGACTCTTCGACTGGTTCCCGCACTCGGCGGTCCTGCGCTCGATCATCTTGATCGCCCTGGTGCTCGCGGCATCACTTGCGCTCGTCGACCTCCTCCTGCGCCTGCCGTTCAGCAAATGGCTGACCGCCCGGCCCCGCATCCCCCTGTTGCCGAAGCGGAACAAGAAGGAGCAGGACCGGGCGGTGGAAGTCGGTGAGTCGGCGGGGGCTGAGAAGGTGTCCGCCGACTAG
- a CDS encoding LuxR C-terminal-related transcriptional regulator, with protein sequence MITDRRAVAYTTSPVVALLDADGHPIPMRPTAQRALTLLLRHRHTGLSPEDLAAGIWPLDMPEHPDAAVRTVLSRLRRHLPADCLRRTPAGICLTGLSGPGHVPPPFVGRDAEVHELTRMLDTHDGVLVTGPFGVGKSRLLAELSSPDSGRRSWRREVVTLPSSLPALHARFGAEDPVDALRHALTAGGDLPTLVVVDDIHRADPAVLEFLMALTDLGPTRLLGAAITENAVPESITKLLRTNRWAGFTLGPLDDAASAVLGHLVGARADVGQAGGNPELICSLARADDPGDGIAETVRRRLSGLPRECSEALALVVVAGMLDWECVARLGSHEAIITLEDHEFVTTDATGARAASALVAAAVERSMTPARRRRLAELLHAAATTPVMRASWGLDLGQPVSTADLLAAGAFHLRSGDPDSAERFAATAWKSDPSAEAGFAWARALALGTRSSPEITSRLAQVRAQLPFDTPAIAVAAAVSTFLKGADPDAARQELRTIPGPHQPLGRVVEALIDTYTGRPDAETPWRVLQDNDDPIVRGAAWATWFLASDLAADPNIGALLPDSDRAEDEGLSVAQLHAMRARALLSKDDPGAAKRELGLAASTTPLGDLRMRAWLATIRSEIHFRAADFDAAATSGTRAAELLARSGHRSDERIAKHWLAMTLAASGDLDGAGVMLADAERLPSAAVIGDHHGDAARALIEWDRGRAEAAAACIATGYDRIARHSVADDLSLSVVAALVSGDDNPFRTATPAAVRERIVRQLREARSPEPSAAGLTGRELEILRLYARRRTAAEIAAELGLAPTTVRNHVARGFRKLGIGSRRDIPDGL encoded by the coding sequence ATGATCACCGATCGTCGAGCGGTGGCGTACACAACCTCTCCCGTTGTGGCGCTGCTCGACGCCGACGGTCACCCGATCCCGATGCGCCCCACCGCACAACGCGCCCTCACGCTGCTGCTCCGACACCGCCACACTGGGCTGAGCCCCGAGGACCTCGCCGCCGGGATCTGGCCTCTGGACATGCCGGAGCACCCGGACGCCGCAGTGCGGACCGTCCTCAGCCGTCTGCGCCGCCACCTCCCCGCGGACTGTCTCCGCCGGACCCCCGCCGGCATCTGCCTCACCGGCCTGTCCGGGCCCGGCCACGTTCCACCACCGTTCGTCGGCCGCGATGCCGAAGTCCACGAGCTCACCCGGATGCTCGACACCCACGACGGGGTGTTGGTCACCGGGCCGTTCGGTGTCGGCAAGTCCCGACTTCTCGCGGAACTGTCCTCTCCTGACTCCGGTCGACGCTCGTGGCGCCGCGAGGTCGTGACCCTCCCGTCGTCACTCCCCGCGCTGCACGCCCGCTTCGGTGCCGAGGACCCCGTCGACGCCCTCCGGCATGCCCTGACCGCAGGAGGAGACCTCCCGACCCTCGTGGTCGTCGACGACATCCATCGCGCAGACCCGGCCGTCCTGGAGTTCCTGATGGCGCTGACCGACCTGGGACCGACCCGACTGCTCGGTGCCGCCATCACAGAAAACGCTGTGCCGGAATCGATCACCAAACTGCTGCGGACAAACCGGTGGGCCGGGTTCACGCTCGGGCCGCTGGACGACGCGGCATCGGCCGTGCTGGGTCACCTCGTCGGCGCACGAGCCGACGTCGGTCAAGCGGGCGGAAACCCGGAGCTGATCTGTTCGCTCGCACGCGCGGACGACCCCGGGGACGGAATCGCCGAAACCGTTCGGCGCCGACTGTCCGGTCTACCCCGAGAGTGCTCGGAGGCTCTCGCGCTCGTCGTGGTCGCCGGAATGCTCGATTGGGAGTGCGTCGCCCGACTCGGCAGTCACGAGGCGATCATCACCCTGGAGGATCACGAGTTCGTGACCACCGACGCGACCGGCGCCCGGGCCGCGTCCGCACTGGTCGCCGCTGCGGTCGAGCGGTCGATGACCCCCGCGCGTCGTCGCCGGCTGGCCGAACTGCTCCACGCGGCCGCGACGACGCCCGTGATGCGCGCGTCGTGGGGCCTCGACCTCGGACAACCGGTGAGCACCGCCGACCTGCTGGCCGCCGGCGCTTTTCACCTGCGGTCTGGTGATCCCGACTCCGCCGAACGGTTCGCCGCCACCGCCTGGAAGTCGGATCCGAGCGCCGAGGCCGGGTTCGCCTGGGCCCGAGCTCTCGCGCTGGGCACTCGATCCAGCCCTGAGATCACTTCCCGGCTCGCGCAAGTGCGAGCCCAGCTTCCGTTCGACACACCCGCGATCGCCGTCGCTGCGGCTGTCTCGACCTTCCTGAAGGGCGCCGACCCCGACGCCGCGCGGCAGGAGCTACGAACGATCCCGGGACCGCACCAACCGCTCGGACGAGTTGTCGAAGCCCTGATCGACACGTACACAGGCCGGCCCGACGCCGAGACACCCTGGCGTGTGTTGCAGGACAACGACGACCCGATCGTTCGCGGCGCCGCGTGGGCGACGTGGTTCCTCGCTTCTGACCTGGCAGCGGACCCGAACATCGGCGCCCTCCTCCCGGACTCCGACCGAGCAGAGGACGAAGGGTTGTCGGTCGCGCAACTCCACGCGATGCGGGCCCGCGCACTGCTCTCGAAGGACGATCCGGGGGCCGCGAAGCGCGAACTCGGACTCGCCGCGTCGACGACGCCGCTGGGCGACCTGCGGATGCGTGCATGGCTGGCGACCATCCGTTCCGAGATCCATTTTCGCGCGGCCGATTTCGACGCGGCCGCGACGTCGGGCACCCGCGCGGCCGAGCTTCTCGCCCGAAGCGGACACCGCAGCGACGAACGTATCGCCAAGCACTGGCTGGCGATGACCCTCGCCGCTTCGGGTGACCTCGACGGCGCCGGCGTCATGCTGGCCGACGCCGAGCGCTTGCCCTCGGCCGCGGTGATCGGCGACCATCACGGCGACGCGGCCCGCGCACTCATCGAGTGGGATCGTGGACGGGCCGAGGCTGCCGCCGCGTGCATCGCGACCGGATACGACCGGATCGCGCGACACTCCGTGGCGGACGATCTGTCGCTGTCGGTGGTCGCCGCGCTGGTGTCTGGGGACGACAACCCTTTCCGCACGGCCACCCCCGCCGCGGTCCGCGAGCGGATCGTGCGACAGCTACGCGAAGCGAGAAGTCCGGAACCGTCGGCCGCCGGTCTGACCGGTCGCGAACTCGAGATCTTGCGTCTGTACGCCCGACGCCGCACGGCAGCGGAGATAGCCGCCGAACTCGGCCTCGCCCCCACGACGGTGCGCAACCACGTGGCGCGCGGATTCCGGAAGCTCGGCATCGGCAGTCGGCGGGACATCCCCGATGGCTTGTGA
- a CDS encoding GlxA family transcriptional regulator: MLKSVGVLLYGRVALFEFGVVHEVFGLDRTDDGVPAFDFRVASPEPGSSLGVGNGVSLQVSHTLAECRDVDLVVIPGGSISGDYPDEILDTIRTVVDGGGRVLTVCSGAFVAGAAGLLDDRRCTTHWRYGTDLARMFPRAQVDTDVLFVDDGPVTTSAGTAAGIDASLHLVREAWGPAVANRIARRMVVPPHRDGGQRQFVEAPVPACTDEGFGTLLAWMTANLDRDISIDDMATRMHMSGRTFARRFVDEVGISPRRWLTEQRVLSAKNLLESTTASVDEVARRVGFTSATLLRHHFAASVGVSPLVYRRRFAKSAAET; encoded by the coding sequence GTGTTGAAATCCGTCGGCGTCCTCCTCTACGGACGCGTCGCACTGTTCGAGTTCGGAGTGGTCCACGAGGTGTTCGGCCTCGATCGCACCGACGACGGCGTCCCGGCCTTCGATTTCCGGGTCGCGTCGCCGGAACCGGGATCGTCACTCGGCGTGGGCAACGGGGTCTCGCTCCAGGTGTCGCACACCCTCGCCGAGTGCCGTGACGTCGATCTCGTTGTGATCCCCGGGGGAAGCATCAGCGGCGACTACCCCGACGAGATCCTGGACACCATCCGCACGGTCGTCGACGGCGGCGGCCGAGTGCTCACCGTCTGTTCGGGCGCCTTCGTCGCGGGCGCGGCCGGCCTCCTGGACGACCGCCGGTGCACGACCCACTGGCGTTACGGCACCGACCTCGCGCGCATGTTCCCGCGCGCCCAGGTCGACACCGACGTCCTCTTCGTCGACGACGGCCCCGTCACCACGAGCGCGGGCACCGCCGCGGGGATAGACGCGTCGCTGCATCTGGTCCGGGAGGCCTGGGGACCCGCGGTCGCCAACCGGATCGCGCGGCGGATGGTCGTGCCACCGCATCGCGACGGCGGTCAGCGTCAGTTCGTCGAGGCACCCGTACCGGCATGCACCGACGAGGGGTTCGGCACGCTGCTCGCCTGGATGACGGCGAACCTCGACCGAGACATCAGCATCGACGACATGGCGACCCGCATGCACATGTCGGGACGGACCTTCGCGCGACGGTTCGTCGACGAGGTCGGGATCTCGCCTCGCCGCTGGCTGACCGAGCAGCGCGTGCTGTCGGCGAAGAACCTGCTGGAGTCGACCACCGCGAGCGTCGACGAGGTGGCACGGCGGGTCGGCTTCACGTCGGCGACGCTGCTCCGTCACCACTTCGCCGCGAGCGTCGGTGTCTCGCCGCTGGTCTACCGCCGGAGGTTCGCGAAGTCCGCTGCGGAGACATAG
- a CDS encoding SDR family oxidoreductase has translation MSSQTVLVTGATSGIGAEVARQFVARGHRVYGTTRNPDAVRNPLPGVTYVRLDNADYESAESCAALVGEVDILVNNAGESQAGSLEDTPMSAVEDLFRVNVFGPIALTKAVLPGMRRRRRGTVVMVGSMLSSFPVAFRSNYAATKSALKAFALASRRELAPYGIRMISVEPGTIATGIGDRRSIFIGDDSPYRAEYETLAAATRRNEDAGISAQSMATQIVDAALAEHPKPFYAKGNQAGVVFLLRRLAPRQLILDMTARKHGLPKVKI, from the coding sequence GTGAGTTCACAGACTGTCCTCGTGACCGGCGCGACCAGTGGCATCGGTGCCGAGGTCGCTCGTCAGTTCGTCGCACGGGGGCATCGGGTCTACGGCACCACCCGCAACCCGGACGCCGTGCGCAACCCATTGCCGGGCGTCACCTATGTCCGTCTCGACAACGCCGACTACGAGTCCGCCGAGTCGTGTGCGGCCCTGGTCGGCGAGGTCGACATCCTGGTCAACAACGCCGGCGAGTCCCAGGCCGGGTCGCTCGAGGACACCCCGATGTCGGCGGTCGAGGATCTGTTCCGCGTCAACGTCTTCGGGCCGATCGCGCTGACCAAGGCGGTGTTGCCCGGCATGCGCCGGCGGCGTCGTGGCACGGTCGTCATGGTGGGGTCGATGTTGTCCAGCTTCCCCGTCGCCTTCCGGTCCAACTACGCCGCCACGAAGTCGGCGCTCAAGGCGTTCGCCCTCGCGTCGCGACGTGAGCTGGCGCCGTACGGGATACGGATGATCAGTGTCGAGCCGGGCACGATCGCCACCGGCATCGGAGACCGTCGGAGCATCTTCATCGGTGACGACTCGCCGTACCGGGCCGAATACGAGACGCTCGCCGCCGCGACCAGGCGCAACGAGGATGCGGGCATCAGCGCGCAGAGCATGGCCACCCAGATCGTCGACGCCGCACTCGCCGAACACCCGAAGCCGTTCTATGCCAAGGGTAATCAGGCCGGCGTGGTCTTCCTGCTCCGACGGCTCGCGCCGAGGCAGCTCATCCTGGACATGACCGCCCGGAAGCACGGGCTTCCGAAGGTGAAGATCTGA
- the cobF gene encoding precorrin-6A synthase (deacetylating), translating to MRITLRVIGIGPGGPRQITLQAIDAMADVDTFLTLEKGTAKSGLLDARRAILTEHAREGHSLVEIPDPPRDREPADYDAEVRRWHAARADLIATALRDEVGDGGVAAFLVWGDPALYDSTLRIVDDLAARDDLDLVVEVIPGVTSASALTAAHGIVANRVGEPIHTTTGRRLADTPAGADANQIVMLDADLSFRHTADPDDHIWWGAYVGTDDEILISGRVSEVTDRIVRERAAARERIGWIMDIYLLRKAH from the coding sequence GTGCGAATCACGCTGCGCGTCATCGGGATCGGACCCGGTGGGCCACGTCAGATCACGCTGCAGGCCATCGATGCGATGGCCGACGTGGACACCTTCCTCACCCTCGAGAAGGGCACCGCGAAGAGCGGTCTGCTCGACGCCCGTCGCGCGATCCTCACCGAGCATGCGCGGGAGGGCCATTCGCTGGTGGAGATTCCCGATCCGCCGCGCGACCGTGAGCCCGCGGACTACGACGCGGAGGTCCGGCGCTGGCATGCCGCGCGTGCCGATCTGATCGCCACCGCGCTGCGCGACGAGGTCGGCGACGGCGGTGTGGCCGCCTTCCTCGTCTGGGGTGACCCCGCACTCTACGACAGCACGCTGCGGATCGTCGACGATCTCGCCGCCCGTGACGATCTCGACCTCGTTGTCGAGGTCATTCCGGGTGTGACAAGCGCCAGCGCACTCACCGCGGCGCACGGCATCGTGGCCAACCGTGTCGGCGAACCGATCCACACGACCACCGGTCGACGCCTCGCCGACACTCCTGCGGGTGCCGACGCCAACCAGATCGTGATGCTCGACGCCGACCTCAGTTTCCGGCACACCGCCGACCCGGACGATCACATCTGGTGGGGCGCCTATGTGGGCACCGACGACGAGATCCTGATCAGCGGCAGAGTCAGCGAGGTCACGGACCGGATCGTCCGAGAGCGCGCCGCGGCCCGGGAACGGATCGGCTGGATCATGGACATCTATCTGCTGCGCAAGGCGCACTGA
- a CDS encoding ABC transporter permease has translation MNGVGDAVVQIGPALIVVVVLLAVAAVVVNRRSGLATETMVAVLRAVAQLAALAAVLAAVIPHLWASALFVLLMASAAAWTSARRVNPDRSGLVGIAWCAGPVAVPTIVIVTALLVIGVLPARGIAVIPTAGILIGGAMVTTSLAGRRAHDELRVRRGEVDAALSLGLLSRDARMEICGPAAASALIPGLDQTKSVGIVTIPGAFDICRCRVSWRPAQRSAASGGQVRRVSTSMSGVRLLSAPCAADRCP, from the coding sequence GTGAACGGAGTCGGCGACGCGGTCGTACAGATCGGTCCGGCGCTGATTGTCGTCGTCGTACTGCTGGCGGTGGCCGCGGTGGTGGTCAACCGCCGGTCCGGCCTGGCCACCGAGACGATGGTGGCGGTGCTACGTGCCGTCGCACAACTCGCCGCGCTGGCCGCGGTGCTGGCGGCGGTCATCCCCCATCTGTGGGCATCCGCCCTGTTCGTTCTGCTCATGGCGTCGGCGGCAGCGTGGACGTCGGCCCGGCGCGTGAACCCGGACCGCTCCGGCCTCGTCGGGATCGCGTGGTGTGCGGGTCCCGTTGCGGTTCCGACGATCGTCATCGTCACCGCACTCCTCGTCATCGGAGTGCTTCCCGCCCGCGGGATCGCCGTGATCCCGACGGCCGGAATCCTGATCGGCGGTGCGATGGTGACCACCTCGCTCGCCGGGCGCCGAGCGCACGACGAGTTGCGGGTTCGGCGCGGCGAGGTGGACGCGGCGTTGTCGCTGGGTCTGCTCTCGCGGGACGCGCGCATGGAGATCTGCGGGCCCGCCGCTGCGAGCGCCCTCATCCCCGGACTCGACCAGACCAAGTCGGTGGGGATCGTCACCATTCCCGGTGCGTTCGACATATGCAGATGTCGCGTGTCGTGGCGTCCAGCGCAACGAAGTGCGGCATCTGGCGGACAGGTGCGGAGGGTGTCCACCTCGATGAGCGGGGTCAGACTCCTCAGTGCGCCTTGCGCAGCAGATAGATGTCCATGA
- a CDS encoding 3'(2'),5'-bisphosphate nucleotidase CysQ, whose amino-acid sequence MNSRLSDAELAARIAQGAGEVLLGIRSGDLLGGAMLGDVGDALAQAWISTVLRKHRPRDAVLSEEAADVGDRATAARVWIIDPLDGTREFAAGSADWAVHVALTESGIVTEASVSLPATGELFRSDTVARTAGELTRRLVTSRWGGSYETSYVANRLGLQMVPVGSAGAKAMAVVRGDADAYVHAGGQYEWDNAAPVGVALAAGLHCSRLDGSEIVYNNRHPYMPDFVICRSEIRDEMLAALQQIW is encoded by the coding sequence ATGAACTCCCGACTTTCCGACGCCGAACTGGCTGCCCGGATCGCGCAGGGAGCCGGAGAGGTACTTCTCGGAATCCGGTCCGGTGATCTGCTCGGCGGGGCGATGCTCGGCGACGTGGGCGATGCGCTTGCGCAGGCGTGGATCTCGACGGTGCTGCGCAAACACCGGCCACGCGATGCGGTGCTGTCCGAGGAAGCGGCCGACGTCGGCGACCGGGCCACCGCGGCTCGGGTGTGGATCATCGACCCCTTGGACGGCACAAGGGAATTCGCCGCGGGTTCAGCGGACTGGGCCGTACACGTGGCCCTGACCGAGAGCGGGATCGTCACCGAGGCGTCGGTGTCCCTGCCCGCGACGGGTGAACTGTTTCGTTCGGACACGGTCGCACGGACCGCGGGCGAGCTGACCCGCCGCCTGGTCACCTCCCGGTGGGGCGGCTCCTACGAGACCAGCTACGTGGCGAACCGTCTGGGTCTGCAGATGGTGCCGGTCGGTTCGGCCGGGGCCAAGGCGATGGCCGTCGTCCGCGGCGATGCCGACGCCTACGTCCACGCCGGCGGCCAATACGAGTGGGACAACGCGGCGCCGGTGGGAGTCGCCCTGGCGGCCGGCCTGCACTGCAGTCGACTCGACGGGTCGGAGATCGTCTACAACAACCGGCATCCGTACATGCCGGACTTCGTCATCTGCCGCAGCGAGATCCGCGACGAGATGCTCGCCGCGTTGCAGCAGATCTGGTGA
- a CDS encoding DNA-formamidopyrimidine glycosylase family protein produces MPELPEVAAIADYVDGRAAGLPIRRVDVASLSVLKTADPPYTALMDRIVESVGRVGKYLVIRTIPGSAATASEPLLQLVIHLSRAGWVRWSEDLSPKPLRPGGKSPIALRVHCGLPGEGFDVTEAGTQKRLAVWLVRELTEVERIAGLGPDALELTAEQFAEILSGTTGRIKNVLTDQHTIAGIGNAYSDEILHTARLSPFASSKTLKPDQVATLYDAMRGVLTDATGRLEGQAVARLKSEKRTGLRVHARTGLPCPVCGDTVREVSFADRSFQYCATCQTGGKVLADRRMSRLLK; encoded by the coding sequence ATGCCTGAGCTTCCAGAGGTGGCCGCGATCGCCGACTACGTCGACGGCCGTGCGGCCGGACTCCCGATCCGACGGGTCGACGTCGCGTCGCTGTCGGTGCTGAAGACCGCCGACCCGCCCTACACGGCGCTGATGGACCGGATCGTCGAATCCGTCGGACGTGTGGGGAAGTACCTGGTCATCCGTACCATTCCGGGTTCGGCGGCCACCGCGTCAGAGCCGTTGCTGCAGCTGGTCATCCATCTGTCGCGGGCGGGGTGGGTGCGATGGAGCGAGGACCTGTCGCCCAAGCCCCTGCGTCCGGGCGGGAAGAGCCCGATCGCCCTGCGGGTGCACTGCGGGTTGCCCGGTGAGGGATTCGACGTCACCGAGGCCGGCACCCAGAAGCGGCTTGCCGTGTGGCTGGTCCGTGAGCTCACCGAGGTCGAACGGATCGCGGGTCTGGGACCCGACGCGCTCGAACTGACTGCCGAACAGTTCGCGGAGATCCTGTCCGGGACGACCGGCCGGATCAAGAACGTACTCACCGACCAGCACACCATCGCCGGGATCGGCAACGCGTATTCCGACGAGATCCTGCACACCGCACGCCTGTCGCCCTTCGCGTCGTCGAAGACGCTGAAACCCGACCAGGTCGCCACGCTCTACGACGCCATGCGTGGCGTTCTCACCGATGCGACCGGACGGCTGGAAGGCCAGGCCGTGGCGCGGCTGAAGTCCGAGAAGCGCACCGGTCTGCGCGTGCACGCCCGCACCGGCCTGCCGTGTCCGGTGTGCGGCGACACCGTCCGCGAGGTGTCTTTCGCCGATCGGTCCTTCCAGTACTGCGCCACGTGTCAGACGGGTGGGAAGGTGCTGGCTGATCGGCGGATGTCGCGGTTGCTGAAGTAG
- a CDS encoding SDR family oxidoreductase codes for MTTRQRILITGASSGLGEGMARRFAAQGRSLALAARRREKLEALAEELRPSAERVEVATLDVTDVEAVPQVFRRLADGLGGLDRVVVNAGLGKGAPLGTGKAAANIETVQTNLVGALAQAEAALEIFRAQNAGHLVLVSSISGVRGMPKAQAAYSASKAGLTALGQGLQAEFASSPITVSIVAPGYIETDINRGVKTSLMVDTDKGVDALVKAIEAEKDWAPVPAWPWTPIAAALKFLPASISRRLV; via the coding sequence GTGACGACACGGCAGAGAATTCTCATCACGGGGGCCAGTTCGGGACTCGGGGAGGGCATGGCCCGACGCTTCGCCGCGCAGGGGCGTTCGCTCGCGCTCGCGGCGCGCCGGCGCGAGAAGCTGGAGGCGCTGGCCGAGGAGTTGCGGCCCTCCGCCGAGCGTGTCGAGGTCGCGACGCTCGACGTCACCGATGTGGAGGCCGTTCCCCAGGTGTTCCGGAGACTCGCCGACGGTCTGGGCGGTCTCGACCGGGTCGTCGTCAACGCCGGACTCGGCAAGGGGGCGCCCCTCGGTACCGGTAAGGCCGCGGCGAACATCGAGACGGTGCAGACCAATCTGGTCGGCGCGCTGGCCCAGGCCGAGGCCGCGCTCGAGATCTTCCGCGCGCAGAACGCGGGGCATCTGGTGCTGGTCAGCTCCATCTCGGGCGTCCGCGGCATGCCCAAGGCGCAGGCCGCGTACTCGGCGTCGAAAGCCGGACTGACAGCGCTGGGGCAGGGACTCCAGGCCGAGTTCGCCTCATCGCCCATCACCGTGTCGATCGTCGCGCCGGGCTACATCGAGACCGACATCAACCGGGGAGTGAAGACCTCCCTGATGGTCGACACGGACAAGGGCGTCGACGCCCTGGTCAAGGCGATCGAGGCGGAGAAGGACTGGGCGCCGGTGCCGGCGTGGCCGTGGACGCCGATCGCGGCGGCGCTGAAGTTCCTGCCGGCGTCGATCAGTCGACGACTCGTCTGA